The genome window TTGAAAATGCAGTAATCTCCTTTTCATCAAAAGTTACTTCCGAAGACTTAAGCCTGAAACCGGATTTAGCATGGAAGATGCTGATTTCTCCGTTTTTCTTCATAAAAACAGATATCGTTTTATATTCATCAATACCCATAAAGAGAAGATCATCGGATTGTTTTTCGATTGTATAGCTATGGGTTTTGTCAATTGTTCCACTTTTAAAAAGGGGCACAACCTTTACTACCAGAAATATAAGAATGCACAACACTACGGCTATTACCAGGATACCTCCGGTTGTAATAACCCGGTCAGCAATCCGGTCGGCAATCAGGACTATCTTTCTTGTTTTTTTATTCCGTTTATCCGGAACTCCGGCAGGTACCCTGTTGTTATTCATTGTATCAACGCAGTCCTATGGTTTTGAGATCATTTTCTGCGATAAAATTTGACACAGGATAGAATCCATCTTTTATTACAACAGTCTGACCCTGTTTTGAAAAAATATATTTAATAAACTCACCCCGCAAAGGCTCCAGGTTATGATTAGGCTTTTTGTTAACATATACATATAGAAATCTTGCCAGAGGATAATCCCCGCTATATGCATTTTCGGCATTTGCATCAAAAGCCTCTTCACCATCTTCCACAGCCAGCGGCACAGTCCTTACATCGGCTGTTTTGTATCCAACGCCGGAGTATCCTACTCCGTATTTATCGGATGAAACACCCTGCACAACTGCCGAAGATCCGGGCTGTTCCTTGACACAGTCCTTATAATCTCCTTTAAAAAGCGCTACTTTTTTAAAGTATCCGTAAGTGCCGGAGGCCGAGTTGCGTCCATATAATGATATTGGTTTATCAGCCCAATCCCCTTTTAACCCGAGATCTCCCCAGGTCCTGATATCCCCTGACAAACCTCCTTTACGGTTCTTTGAAAAAATTGCATCCAACTGCTTAAGTGTCAGGGATTTAATCGGGTTATCCTTGTTAACAAATACTGCCAGCGCATCCACCGCAACCCTGATATGTGAAGGCTTATACCCGAATTTTTTTTCAAAGGCATCCTTTTCTTTCGGCTTCATTTCCCTGGACATGGGACCAAATTGGGAAGCCCCCTCTATCAGGGCAGGCGGCGCAGTTGAGGAACCCTTGCCTTCGATCTCAATTTTTACACCCGGGTATATGGAGTGAAATCCCTCTGACCAGAGAGTCATCAGGTTATTCAACGTATCGGAACCAATAGACTTTATGTTGCCCGAGACCCCGCTGACCTTAATGTAAGTAGGAAGATTTTTATCCACTTCAAGAGCATGCGATGGTACTACCGGAAATATGACTACCATTATGACAATACCTGGGTTGATTAGCTTTGCAATCCATTTCTTCATAATTGTACCTCCTATAAGTTGTTTCGTCCCCGTTACTTCAATTTGTTGGCTACCAACGTAAGGCGGGACAGCTGCTTTGGTGGATTCGTCGCACGCTCCTTAATCCACCCTACGATTTTCGGCTATCAACGTAAGTCTGTAGGGTGGATTAAGCGAAGCGAATCCACCGAAAACTGTAAATTCAATCAGCCATAGAGCAAAAACGACAGGAAGTGTCCCGCTTTAAGCGGGTAGCCAATTTGTGAATAAGTACTCAAGTACTTATTGATTAAAGAATATATTCGGTAAATGTTAGGGGAATATTAGGAGAATGTTAAACAAGTGTTAAAATAAAAATAGATTCCGGAAGCAGTCTGCTCAAGTCAGAAAGCTCAATACTATTCCCCCACTGCGGGAGAGAAATCAAACACCCTATTTTGATTTAAAATGTGAAGTTTTGTTTATCAAGATAATTGTTGGATGAGAGTAGAAAACGCCACAGGGGGACAGCTATTATCTCGGTATCATTTGATTTTATAACTGTATCTATCCCTCTTGTTATTAAAAGCCCTTTACTGGTTTGAGGGAATCGCCTTAAAAATAACTTAAATCCGGAAAACCGTTTGTCTTTCCAGTCAAACGAAGAAAGGTATTTTACTTCAATCGGCATGGGTTTTTTAACATTCCCAGTGATAAAATCAACCTCCTTTTGGCTTTCGGCGAAATAGCCACAGTCAATTTGATTTCTTTTCAATTCCATAAAGACGGCATTCTCCGCCTTTACACCTTCATCAGCCGGACCTGTCAATAATGTCTTTAAACCGGTATCCCAAAGATATATTTTTTTTTGAGCGTATACCCTTTCATTATGGGAAGTGGTCCATTTAGCCATTGGCCATACGAGGAAAGCTGATTCAAGGTGAAGTATGTATTCTTTTACGGTATCAACAGAGATTGAGAGTACCTTGCAAAGCTTGTTAAAACTGGTACGCGACCCGGACGAAGCCGCGATAAGCTTTAAAAGATCTTTTAGAACAAACCCCTTCTTTATCGGATAAAGCCTGATAAGATCCCTTGAAAGGATATCCTCAAGGAGATTGCTCATATACTCTATTGACGGGTTGAGTACGTTTTCCGGATAACCTCCAGTCTGAAGATATTCCTCGACTCGCTTTTCATACCTGTAATCCTCGCTCAAACTGGGTTTATCC of Desulfosarcina sp. BuS5 contains these proteins:
- a CDS encoding ATP-binding protein, whose translation is MEATYYALNPWWEERDYDTGINRPEYLKRFDIFLGRKQIEVLIGSRRVGKTTLFKQFVRNLINRGVFPGDIFYLALDHPSFAGITISEHLRNFRKIFMRERGKKVFFFLDEVHESRNWELELKSIYDMENIKIFCTGSTSALLTQQGNRLTGRQIITTVYTLSFKEFMLFRADKPSLSEDYRYEKRVEEYLQTGGYPENVLNPSIEYMSNLLEDILSRDLIRLYPIKKGFVLKDLLKLIAASSGSRTSFNKLCKVLSISVDTVKEYILHLESAFLVWPMAKWTTSHNERVYAQKKIYLWDTGLKTLLTGPADEGVKAENAVFMELKRNQIDCGYFAESQKEVDFITGNVKKPMPIEVKYLSSFDWKDKRFSGFKLFLRRFPQTSKGLLITRGIDTVIKSNDTEIIAVPLWRFLLSSNNYLDKQNFTF
- a CDS encoding PstS family phosphate ABC transporter substrate-binding protein encodes the protein MKKWIAKLINPGIVIMVVIFPVVPSHALEVDKNLPTYIKVSGVSGNIKSIGSDTLNNLMTLWSEGFHSIYPGVKIEIEGKGSSTAPPALIEGASQFGPMSREMKPKEKDAFEKKFGYKPSHIRVAVDALAVFVNKDNPIKSLTLKQLDAIFSKNRKGGLSGDIRTWGDLGLKGDWADKPISLYGRNSASGTYGYFKKVALFKGDYKDCVKEQPGSSAVVQGVSSDKYGVGYSGVGYKTADVRTVPLAVEDGEEAFDANAENAYSGDYPLARFLYVYVNKKPNHNLEPLRGEFIKYIFSKQGQTVVIKDGFYPVSNFIAENDLKTIGLR